From a region of the Lactuca sativa cultivar Salinas chromosome 4, Lsat_Salinas_v11, whole genome shotgun sequence genome:
- the LOC128133582 gene encoding uncharacterized protein LOC128133582, producing MLHVLKLSFVLDPKLAPIPDDPIPKKGESVDPAVITELEKQRILRRESEELCVGHIKNSLSDRLYDLYSPVKDPKELWSALELKYKAHEEGTNKYLVSKYLEFQMVDDKPIMEQVHELQVMVNKLNAFFVSLPELFQVGAIIAKLLPSWKDFSKRMMHKSEDYSLDDLMKHLRIEEETRIRDKRGKVGQSVHHVSAGSSSHKGKSGGQNKKNFGPKKQSFKKPGHQNPNSKPKRTGTCHVCGEIGHYARECKDRK from the coding sequence ATGCTTCATGTATTGAAGCTCTCCTTTGTGTTGGACCCAAAACTGGCACCAATTCCTGATGATCCAATTCCCAAGAAGGGGGAATCTGTGGACCCAGCGGTCATTACAGAACTGGAAAAGCAAAGGATTCTGCGTAGAGAATCCGAGGAATTGTGTGTGGGTCACATCAAGAATTCCCTATCTGATCGGCTCTATGATCTTTACTCGCCGGTCAAAGATCCAAAAGAGCTATGGAGTGCGTTGGAACTTAAGTATAAGGCACATGAGGAAGGTACTAACAAGTACCTTGTGTCCAAGTACCTTGAGTTTCAAATGGTTGATGACAAACCAATTATGGAGCAAGTGCATGAACTCCAAGTCATGGTCAACAAGTTGAACGCATTCTTCGTCTCTCTTCCAGAACTCTTTCAGGTTGGTGCAATCATCGCAAAACTGCTACCCTCGTGGAAAGATTTCTCTAAGAGAATGATGCATAAATCTGAGGACTACTCCTTGGATGATCTGATGAAACACCTCCGCATTGAGGAGGAAACTCGCATCAGGGACAAGCGAGGTAAAGTTGGACAAAGTGTGCATCATGTGTCAGCTGGGAGTTCTAGCCACAAAGGCAAATCTGGGGGACAGAACAAGAAGAACTTTGGACCCAAGAAACAAAGCTTCAAGAAACCGGGTCATCAGAATCCTAACTCAAAGCCAAAAAGGACCGGTACTTGCCACGTCTGCGGAGAGATTGGGCACTATGCGAGAGAATGCAAAGATCGCAAATAA